The DNA window GATACACGAACTTCCAGCGCAGATGCGAGAGGCAGACGATGTCGGGCTGGGACTTCAGCATGGGGGCTCCTCCTGAAATGGAATTGAGAATCAGCCGCACCGGGACGGCTGTATGAGGCTGAATGTGCTGAGCGCATCTGTGATTGATCGGGGTCGCCGGAACCCGGCCTCTGTGGCAACAGGTTCCGTTTCAGAGTCGGGCACACCCCGGCTCGCGTTCACGCCGGGCCACTTCCGTGACGCTACGGAAATCCCAGAGAGGCTTTCAGAAGCAGGAGATCCCTCTGGGAGCCGTTGAAACGCATGAGAACCAGTATAGGCACGCCCCTGTACATGAGCTTCCCAGCCCCATGAACCCGCAGCCTCCTTCCCCTGACGTTACCCAGAGAAAGCGCTGAAGCCGCCTAAAGAAAACTCTCATTTCTTGTGAGGAGATTTAGGTGGTAGGGCTTTGCAGACTCCCCAACGAACTGAGTCCGGAAGACATGGAAAAATTCCCTGTTCCCACCAGTTGGTGAGCGGAACAGGGATTGACGCTGCCTCGGTGGAGGGGGCGCTAGATGGACTCCTGGGGGCGGGGAACGACCTGCCGCCCCTCCCCGCCGTACTCGGCGAGGACATCACGGGCCACAGCCCCAGCGTAGCCGACCTCCACGAGCGCCACCACGGCCCCGCCGAACCCCGCCCCCGTCATCCGGGCGCCGTAGGTCGCGGGGTGAGCCTGGAGGAGCGCCACCAGCCGGTCGACCTCGGGCACCGTCACCTCGTAGTCGCCCCGCAGGCTGGCGTGTGAGGCGTTCATCAGCTCGCCGAACCTGGGGGCGGGGGCGTCCAGGGCCTCCAGGACGCGGGCATTTTCCGAGACGACGTGGCGGGCGCGGCGCAGGAGCAGGTCGGGCAGGTCCGCGAGGGCGGCCACGTCCGTCACGTCCCGCAGCTCGCGCACGCCGAGCAGGCGGGAGGCTTCCTCCACCTGGGCACGGCGCTCGTTGTACCCGCTCTCAGCCAGGCGCCGGGGCACGCCACTGTCCAGGACGAGGACTTCGCCGCCCGCGGGGAGGGGCAGCCTGCGCCGCTCCAGGGTGCGGGTGTCCAGGAACAGCATGTGCTCCGCGTCGGCGAGGCTGCTCGCCATCTGGTCCATGATGCCGCTCATCACGCCCACGAACTCATGTTCGACCCGCTGCCCCAGCAGGGCGAGGTCCACGTCGCTGAGGTCCAGACTATACCTTTCCCGCAGGGCTCGCAGGGTAGCGATCTCCAGCGCGGCGCTGCTGCTCAAACCCCCGGAGGGCACGTCGGAGGTGATCCACACATCGAGCGCGCCTTGCACCCCCGCCACGGAGATGCAGCCCGTCACGTACGGCGCGAACTCGGTTCCCTTCTCGCCCAGCGGAACCTCCATCGTCTGGCCGAAATTGTCGGAGTACAGGCGGTGCACTCCCCCCTCGCGACGGGCCAGGGCCACCGTCGTCTGCTGCGGAATCGCACTCGGCAGCACGAAGCCGCCCTGGTAGTCGGTGTGCTCGCCGAGCAGGTTGACCCGACCCGGCGCCCGGGCCGTGACCTCCGGCGGGCGGCCGAACACTTCCTCAAAGGATGGCAAGGGACACCTCCCGCAGCTCGGCGGCCTTCTGCTCGGGCAGCGCGTCGTTGGCGAACTCGCCCGCGCCCTGCTCGGTTCCGGCGAGGTACTTCATTCGGCCCGGGGCGCGCAGGTACGGCGAAATCTCGATTCGCAGCGGCCACTCGGGATAGCTTCCCCCGTCCACGGGCGCCTGCTGCACCGTCAGCAGATAGGGCATCCGCACCCCGAACAGCGCGTCCAGCCGCATCAGGGCGTCCTTGAGCACGGCGGCGAAGGCGTCCCGCTCCGTGTCCTCCAGGTCCGACAGGAAGGCGGCGGGGCGGCCGGGCAGCACCCAGGTCTCGTAGGTGAAGCGGGCGAAGGGCGGCACCACGCTGAGCGCCGCGCCCTCGTCCCGGATGAGCCGCAGCCCGGCCTCGCGCTCGGTTTGGATGAAGTCCGTAAGCCAGGGGCGGCCATGCTCCTCGCGCCAGGCCCGCATCTGCCCCAGGGCGCGGGTCTGCACTGGGGGCAGGTGGTTGTAAGCGTAGATCTGGCCGTGCGGGTGGTGCAGCGTGACGCCGACCTCCACCCCGCGGTTCTCGAAGGGCATCACGTACTGGAGCCGGGGATCACGGCCGAGTTCGGTCGTCCGGTCGGCCCACACGTCGAGGAGCAGGCGCACCTCCTCGACCGGCAGGCCGCCCAGGGTTCCGTTCGGGTCCTGGCTGAACACCACGACCTCGCACTTGCCCACGCCGGGCCGCACGGGCACGCCGGGCACCGGGTCGGGCTGGGGCGCGTCGAGGATCAGGCTGGGAAAGCGGTTGTCGAAGACCGCCATGTCGTAGCGGCCCCGGGGCAGCTCGGTGGGGTGCGCCTCGTCGTGGGTGGGTGCGAGCGGGTTGTACTCGGGCGGGGGCAGGAAGGTGCGGTTCTGGCGGTGCGCCGCGTACATCACCCACTCGCCGCGCACCGGATGCCAGCGCATCTGGGGCCGCGCGACCACAGGCTGCGGGTCGGGGCTGGGAATCTCACTCTCGACCTCGACCGGGGCCCGCCCGTAGAGCGTCAGGGCCCGGCCGTCCGGTTTCACAAACTCCGATTTATGCATGGTCACCCGTCTCTGTCCTCCCGCTAGGCACGTTCGGGGGGCAGCATAGCCTGTTTCGCCGGGAAGGGGCAGCGCCGGGCGGCGGCATGAGAGCGGGGCCGGGGCTTTTCTGAAGAGGAGTGATGTTCCCCCGGGGCCCTGCCCGGAGCAGACTGGGGCCGGGAGGAAAGCATGAGGTCAAGCCTGTGGACCAAGCGCGCCCTCGAAGTCCTGGCCGTCA is part of the Deinococcus apachensis DSM 19763 genome and encodes:
- the galK gene encoding galactokinase; its protein translation is MPSFEEVFGRPPEVTARAPGRVNLLGEHTDYQGGFVLPSAIPQQTTVALARREGGVHRLYSDNFGQTMEVPLGEKGTEFAPYVTGCISVAGVQGALDVWITSDVPSGGLSSSAALEIATLRALRERYSLDLSDVDLALLGQRVEHEFVGVMSGIMDQMASSLADAEHMLFLDTRTLERRRLPLPAGGEVLVLDSGVPRRLAESGYNERRAQVEEASRLLGVRELRDVTDVAALADLPDLLLRRARHVVSENARVLEALDAPAPRFGELMNASHASLRGDYEVTVPEVDRLVALLQAHPATYGARMTGAGFGGAVVALVEVGYAGAVARDVLAEYGGEGRQVVPRPQESI
- the galT gene encoding galactose-1-phosphate uridylyltransferase; protein product: MHKSEFVKPDGRALTLYGRAPVEVESEIPSPDPQPVVARPQMRWHPVRGEWVMYAAHRQNRTFLPPPEYNPLAPTHDEAHPTELPRGRYDMAVFDNRFPSLILDAPQPDPVPGVPVRPGVGKCEVVVFSQDPNGTLGGLPVEEVRLLLDVWADRTTELGRDPRLQYVMPFENRGVEVGVTLHHPHGQIYAYNHLPPVQTRALGQMRAWREEHGRPWLTDFIQTEREAGLRLIRDEGAALSVVPPFARFTYETWVLPGRPAAFLSDLEDTERDAFAAVLKDALMRLDALFGVRMPYLLTVQQAPVDGGSYPEWPLRIEISPYLRAPGRMKYLAGTEQGAGEFANDALPEQKAAELREVSLAIL